Proteins encoded by one window of Akkermansia muciniphila ATCC BAA-835:
- a CDS encoding vWA domain-containing protein gives MSFNSPWLLWALFAASVPIIIHLVNRWRHRSVPWAAMEFLLRAARETRGTKKLLHYLILALRVMAVAALVTAFARPLLGSFFGWGSSGLNEVLLVLDRSASMDARPDKTSSLRDAIPPLVESTFAQLGHCRLSLLDSATGTVTQIPAPEALADLTVSKTTDGGADIPALLQKAIPYLEESGAGKTEIWIASDMQASSWKPDSPLWPGVRQRLAALPLPPSIRIMALRDRPESNRGIRVRQAQVNNGKLVLDLEVLRQGFNPNQPEDVPVQLSVDNASSSATLQLAGENTSIRKEIPLPQGKESGFGFVALPHDDFIRDDISFFTFAPKPLANILIFGPSGEVGKTLSLMSAPPGLPGRKATMPGNTREAQANLASQSMVVWYGPPPRAEMEKKLQTFIEEGGIALFLPDDTEHGTRHSFLGVSWGATETAPSEQYYRLETWDRQRGFLRDGSDQTPIPANRLRAVRRKPLLGKYRTLASWDDGSCALAQVRAGTGSALFLGTLPRYSWSNLADGHLLLPLLQRMADRGAERFSTSISLRVNDASLPQSATDIPVRLDNAQGSHPSGSPADTAGVYRLGAQTYAVNRPWPEDMPDQITDEKLHLLLPEASISSMQSAEEAPSLVQEAWKLFLFFVLACLLMEALLCLPGQTAKRPSPTTRP, from the coding sequence ATGTCCTTCAACTCTCCCTGGCTGCTGTGGGCTCTCTTTGCAGCCTCCGTTCCCATCATCATCCACCTGGTCAACCGGTGGCGGCACCGTTCCGTCCCCTGGGCGGCCATGGAATTCCTTCTCCGTGCGGCCAGGGAAACACGTGGAACAAAAAAACTGCTGCACTATCTGATTCTGGCGCTGCGCGTGATGGCTGTGGCGGCACTGGTAACGGCCTTTGCGCGGCCCCTGCTCGGAAGCTTTTTCGGCTGGGGGAGCTCCGGATTGAATGAAGTCCTGCTGGTTCTGGATCGTTCCGCTTCCATGGATGCCCGGCCGGACAAAACCAGCTCCCTCCGGGATGCCATCCCCCCGCTGGTGGAATCCACGTTCGCGCAGCTCGGCCACTGCCGCCTGTCCCTGCTTGATTCCGCCACCGGAACCGTGACCCAGATTCCCGCTCCGGAAGCCCTGGCGGATCTGACTGTAAGCAAGACAACGGATGGAGGCGCGGATATTCCGGCACTTCTGCAAAAAGCCATCCCGTACCTGGAAGAATCCGGCGCAGGAAAGACGGAAATCTGGATTGCCTCGGACATGCAGGCCTCTTCCTGGAAGCCAGACTCCCCTCTCTGGCCCGGTGTGCGCCAGAGGCTGGCCGCCCTTCCCCTGCCCCCTTCCATCCGCATCATGGCCCTCCGCGACAGGCCGGAAAGCAACCGCGGCATCAGAGTCCGGCAGGCTCAGGTAAATAACGGGAAACTGGTGCTGGACCTGGAAGTGCTGCGGCAGGGTTTCAACCCCAACCAGCCGGAGGACGTGCCGGTGCAGCTTTCCGTGGATAACGCCTCCTCCTCCGCCACGCTGCAACTGGCAGGGGAAAACACCTCCATCCGGAAAGAAATACCCCTGCCGCAGGGCAAAGAATCCGGCTTCGGCTTCGTTGCGCTGCCTCATGACGACTTCATCAGGGATGACATTTCCTTCTTCACCTTCGCCCCCAAGCCTCTCGCCAACATCCTGATTTTCGGTCCTTCGGGAGAAGTGGGAAAAACCCTTTCCCTGATGTCCGCCCCTCCCGGCCTGCCCGGCAGGAAAGCAACGATGCCCGGCAATACGCGGGAAGCTCAGGCTAATCTGGCCTCCCAGTCCATGGTCGTCTGGTACGGGCCGCCGCCGCGCGCGGAAATGGAAAAAAAACTCCAGACATTCATTGAAGAAGGAGGAATAGCCCTTTTCCTGCCTGACGACACGGAACACGGAACACGGCATTCATTCCTGGGCGTTTCCTGGGGCGCGACGGAGACGGCTCCGTCCGAACAATACTACCGTCTGGAAACGTGGGACCGGCAAAGGGGATTCCTCCGCGACGGTTCCGATCAGACACCCATCCCCGCCAACCGTCTCCGCGCCGTGCGTAGAAAACCCCTGCTGGGCAAATACCGCACTCTGGCCTCCTGGGATGACGGTTCCTGCGCTCTGGCCCAGGTCAGGGCCGGAACGGGGTCCGCTCTGTTCCTGGGAACGCTGCCCAGATATTCCTGGTCCAACCTGGCGGACGGCCACCTGCTGCTCCCCCTGCTCCAGCGCATGGCGGACCGGGGGGCGGAACGCTTTTCCACCTCCATTTCCCTACGGGTGAATGACGCCTCCCTGCCGCAATCCGCCACGGACATCCCCGTGCGCCTGGATAATGCCCAGGGAAGCCACCCCTCCGGTTCTCCGGCCGATACGGCGGGCGTGTACCGACTGGGAGCACAGACCTACGCCGTGAACCGCCCCTGGCCGGAAGACATGCCTGACCAGATTACGGATGAAAAACTACACCTCCTTCTGCCGGAAGCTTCCATCAGTTCCATGCAGAGTGCAGAGGAAGCCCCCTCCCTGGTGCAGGAAGCATGGAAGCTCTTCCTGTTCTTCGTCCTCGCCTGCCTGCTGATGGAAGCCCTCCTGTGCCTGCCCGGCCAGACGGCCAAACGCCCCTCCCCCACCACCCGTCCATGA
- a CDS encoding bile acid:sodium symporter family protein, with protein MPGFLAKLDRFTIGLIVSVGAGILVPCSGVWDTVFSRLSDAAIVLLFFLYGAKLSRRSVWEGLMHWRLQGLVAASTFVIFPLLGIFSMPLWNSVLGPDLCMGMLYVCMLPSTVQSSIAFTSMAGGNVAAAICSASVSSLLGVFLTPLLVGLVWSRGGEGGVDFSTFLNICYIILVPFVAGQFAQRWIGKWVVTHRNLTSWTDHSTIWLVIYTAFSHAMINGVWKNLPWLSLVEVLAFCGLLLAAALWLTAFLSRRLRFSREDRIAIIFCGSKKSLATGIPMMNVIFAGAPIGLLVIPIMVFHQLQLMVCSFLARKWAKDVGKGEQL; from the coding sequence ATGCCGGGATTCCTTGCCAAATTGGATCGCTTCACCATCGGCCTCATCGTCAGTGTGGGCGCGGGAATTCTGGTTCCCTGTTCCGGAGTATGGGATACAGTGTTCAGCCGCCTGAGCGATGCAGCCATCGTTCTGCTTTTTTTCCTGTACGGGGCCAAGCTTTCCCGCCGTTCCGTATGGGAAGGGTTGATGCACTGGCGCCTTCAGGGGCTGGTGGCTGCGAGCACCTTTGTTATTTTCCCCCTGCTGGGTATATTCAGCATGCCCTTGTGGAATAGTGTGCTGGGGCCGGATTTGTGCATGGGAATGCTGTATGTGTGCATGCTGCCTTCCACCGTGCAGTCCAGCATAGCGTTCACTTCCATGGCGGGCGGCAATGTGGCCGCGGCCATTTGCTCCGCTTCCGTTTCCAGCCTGCTGGGGGTGTTCCTCACCCCCTTGCTGGTGGGGCTGGTGTGGTCCCGCGGAGGGGAAGGGGGCGTGGATTTTTCCACTTTCCTGAACATCTGCTATATTATTCTGGTGCCTTTTGTGGCCGGCCAGTTCGCCCAGCGCTGGATTGGCAAATGGGTAGTCACGCACCGGAACCTCACTTCCTGGACAGACCACAGCACCATCTGGCTGGTTATTTACACGGCATTCAGCCATGCGATGATTAACGGCGTATGGAAAAATCTGCCCTGGCTTTCCCTGGTGGAGGTGCTGGCTTTTTGCGGCCTCCTGCTGGCCGCGGCCCTGTGGCTGACGGCTTTCCTTTCACGCAGGCTCCGTTTTTCCCGCGAGGACCGCATTGCGATTATTTTCTGCGGCTCCAAAAAGAGCCTGGCTACCGGCATTCCGATGATGAACGTGATTTTTGCCGGAGCCCCCATCGGGCTGCTGGTGATTCCCATCATGGTGTTCCACCAGCTCCAGTTGATGGTTTGTTCCTTCCTGGCCCGGAAGTGGGCGAAGGACGTGGGAAAGGGAGAACAACTTTAA
- a CDS encoding alpha-L-fucosidase yields MTVLAGIISIQVGNAITVPWLRPYINGEEVVGTTLESRYSTPDGESANPVIWWEKADVRNGKTVVVQQSRDAESYTLTDKDAGKYFRIIVGCGTKDEAASQWIGPVITEKQAESINNRFHPGRSYQENVNELQKELSEKLRNAVYFTVDTDKLHGAPCVMARNKRIPLPEDIRPFRENGKIYISQPFVQAIFNRELPDEIMEEAAGQKAYEISNVARVLQLNLWQGDKEKSPVPNFRMQPMAEGLVILSPEKDIFSPVEDRDLINEAVNGLFDFKADNKQLKWFRDAKFGLFVHWNPSSLLEREISWERNAARPKDSASGHKNTVDFEYDSAHRRFNPKQYDPRKWMSVAKKSGMKYAVLTTKHHDGFSNFPSNYDTFTIAATPYGKDIVEQFAAAVHAAGLRLGFYYSGRDWYNPYYLTDQHYRYLEYYFGQVSELLTRYGQVDVLWFDSLGNSSLNQWDPRTMIRRIKQYQPDILINNRMNSTRGGNKEPLPDDLKGDFLTPECKLGPFNTQTPWESCMTVADIPGTRWTGNWSYTSNATTKPVETSVKFLINNIVKDGNLLYNIGPTPLGTFDPKQAETFLSMGKWIALYKEAIYNTRGGPYRDQPWGGSCYRADHNGKKTVYLHVSPLIARQGKELKGNTPLFIKDIGEKFTRATLIVNGTGNGKFVRLEKEGDQYKITLPEGVTWDRLDTVIKLQ; encoded by the coding sequence TTGACCGTACTCGCGGGGATAATCTCCATTCAGGTAGGGAATGCCATCACCGTCCCGTGGCTCAGACCTTATATTAACGGTGAAGAAGTGGTCGGAACTACGCTGGAAAGCCGTTACAGCACACCTGACGGAGAATCCGCCAATCCTGTGATCTGGTGGGAAAAAGCAGATGTCCGAAACGGAAAAACCGTAGTGGTTCAGCAGAGCCGTGATGCGGAATCCTACACCCTGACGGACAAGGATGCAGGAAAATATTTCCGGATTATTGTAGGCTGCGGAACCAAAGACGAAGCTGCCAGCCAGTGGATCGGCCCGGTCATCACGGAAAAACAGGCGGAAAGCATCAATAACCGTTTCCATCCCGGCAGGAGCTACCAGGAAAATGTGAACGAACTTCAAAAGGAACTATCTGAAAAACTTCGAAACGCCGTGTACTTTACCGTAGATACGGACAAGCTGCATGGCGCACCCTGCGTGATGGCCAGAAATAAACGAATCCCTCTGCCCGAAGATATCAGACCTTTCCGGGAAAACGGAAAAATCTATATCAGCCAACCCTTTGTACAGGCCATTTTCAACAGGGAACTGCCTGATGAAATCATGGAGGAAGCAGCCGGACAGAAAGCTTATGAAATAAGCAATGTGGCCAGGGTTCTGCAACTCAACCTCTGGCAGGGAGACAAGGAAAAATCTCCCGTACCGAACTTTCGCATGCAACCCATGGCGGAAGGACTGGTGATTCTCTCTCCTGAAAAAGACATCTTCTCTCCAGTAGAAGACCGTGACCTGATTAATGAAGCCGTCAACGGGCTCTTCGATTTCAAGGCCGATAATAAACAGTTAAAATGGTTTCGGGATGCCAAATTCGGCTTGTTTGTTCACTGGAACCCTTCTTCCCTGCTGGAACGGGAAATAAGCTGGGAACGCAATGCGGCGCGTCCCAAAGACAGCGCGAGCGGTCATAAGAATACCGTAGACTTTGAGTACGACTCCGCCCACCGCCGCTTCAACCCCAAGCAATATGACCCCAGAAAATGGATGTCCGTCGCCAAAAAAAGCGGTATGAAATACGCCGTGCTGACCACCAAGCATCACGACGGCTTCTCTAACTTCCCCTCCAACTACGACACCTTCACCATTGCTGCCACCCCCTACGGCAAAGACATCGTGGAACAATTCGCGGCGGCAGTTCATGCGGCCGGGCTCAGACTGGGATTTTATTATTCTGGAAGAGACTGGTACAACCCCTACTACCTGACCGACCAGCACTACCGTTATCTGGAATACTACTTCGGCCAAGTCAGCGAACTGCTCACCCGCTACGGCCAAGTGGATGTGCTCTGGTTCGACAGCCTGGGCAATAGCTCCCTCAACCAGTGGGATCCCCGCACCATGATACGCCGCATCAAGCAGTACCAGCCGGACATTCTGATCAACAACCGCATGAACAGCACCCGCGGAGGCAATAAGGAACCGCTGCCCGATGATTTGAAAGGGGATTTCCTGACGCCGGAATGCAAGCTAGGCCCCTTCAACACTCAAACGCCTTGGGAAAGCTGCATGACCGTGGCGGATATCCCCGGCACCCGCTGGACGGGCAACTGGTCCTACACATCCAACGCAACAACCAAACCCGTCGAAACCTCCGTCAAATTCCTGATCAATAACATTGTCAAGGACGGCAACCTGCTTTACAACATCGGTCCCACTCCACTGGGAACATTTGATCCGAAACAGGCTGAAACTTTTCTGTCCATGGGAAAATGGATTGCTCTCTACAAGGAGGCCATTTACAACACTCGCGGAGGCCCCTACAGGGACCAGCCATGGGGCGGCAGTTGCTACAGAGCGGATCACAACGGCAAAAAAACCGTTTACCTGCACGTCAGCCCGCTGATTGCCCGACAGGGAAAAGAGCTGAAGGGAAATACCCCCCTGTTCATCAAAGATATCGGGGAAAAATTCACGAGAGCGACCCTCATTGTGAACGGTACCGGAAACGGAAAATTCGTCAGGCTTGAAAAGGAAGGAGACCAGTACAAAATCACTTTGCCCGAGGGTGTCACCTGGGACAGGCTGGATACCGTCATCAAACTTCAATAA
- a CDS encoding ABC transporter permease, protein MRKRGWNRMEEQGSSLWKDAFLRLSRNRAAMFSLLALALIAAACFLGPLLPWLPHPNVQDLSRIAESPSWDHWFGTDQLGRDLLARVLYGGRISLLVGVVATGVSLVIGVAYGLVSGYAGGRLDALMMRLVDVLFALPFIVLVIIFSLSVEEPARRLTQWVSGMTGWSVEMVSPMTGLIPLFIAIGALGWLTLARIVRTQTMELKGQEFVEAARSLGIGHMKILFRHIAPNLFGAVIVYTTLAVPGIMLLEAVLSFLGLGVKAPNSSWGTLIKEGADRMEVSPELLLFPALLFSATLLALNFLGDGLRDALDPKSSKD, encoded by the coding sequence ATGAGAAAAAGAGGATGGAACAGGATGGAGGAACAGGGTTCCTCCCTGTGGAAGGACGCTTTTCTGCGTCTTTCCCGCAACCGGGCGGCCATGTTTTCCCTGCTGGCGTTGGCGCTGATTGCGGCGGCCTGTTTTCTGGGTCCCCTGCTGCCGTGGCTGCCTCATCCTAATGTGCAGGATTTGTCCCGGATTGCGGAAAGCCCTTCCTGGGACCATTGGTTCGGCACGGACCAGCTTGGGAGGGACCTGCTGGCGCGTGTCCTGTACGGCGGCCGCATTTCCCTGCTGGTGGGAGTGGTCGCTACGGGCGTTTCCCTGGTGATTGGCGTGGCGTACGGACTGGTTTCCGGTTATGCCGGAGGCAGGCTGGATGCCCTGATGATGCGCCTGGTGGATGTGCTTTTTGCCCTGCCGTTCATTGTGCTGGTGATTATTTTTTCCTTGTCCGTGGAGGAGCCGGCCCGGAGGCTGACGCAGTGGGTTTCCGGCATGACGGGCTGGTCTGTGGAAATGGTGAGCCCCATGACCGGGCTGATTCCCCTGTTCATCGCCATCGGCGCTTTGGGCTGGCTGACGCTGGCGCGTATTGTCCGGACGCAGACGATGGAGCTGAAAGGGCAGGAGTTTGTGGAAGCTGCCCGTTCCCTGGGCATCGGTCACATGAAGATTCTGTTCCGCCATATTGCTCCGAATTTGTTCGGGGCCGTCATCGTGTACACGACGCTGGCCGTTCCCGGCATCATGCTGCTGGAAGCCGTCCTGTCCTTTCTGGGGCTGGGCGTGAAGGCTCCCAATTCCTCATGGGGAACGCTGATCAAGGAAGGGGCGGACCGCATGGAGGTAAGTCCGGAATTGCTTTTGTTCCCGGCGCTCCTGTTTTCGGCTACCCTGCTGGCGCTGAATTTCCTGGGGGACGGCCTGCGGGACGCCCTGGATCCCAAGTCCTCCAAGGACTGA
- a CDS encoding peptide ABC transporter substrate-binding protein has protein sequence MLLLAGCDTRTSVERAQEAGVLIVGNNAEPQSFDPHIATSVSDFKMINAVMEGLLRGDSRDDAVFHPAVAESWTHSPEADKWRFSLRKDAVWSDGVPVTAHDFVYAYHRLLHPGFGGRYADMLYPLKNAEAYNRNRRSLLLCGPGSRLAGEEGLEERVLARVDWERLDGMGAAELEALRDDPTLMEWPDGMPEEGARKIAARMLEDVRAGKPDLWEEARVGVRAADDYTLEMELRSPMPQLPLLLLHCTWFPVPRHAVEAHGGMLDRTGKWTRPGAAVGNGPFLMAEHRFNDYVEVRRNPRYRNASAVRLNGVRFLPTVNGFTETRMFFNGKLHVTNNVPPEMTAYARERGGDDFCQDDYYVTIFYRLNTSRAPLNDARVRRALSLAVDREALVRDVVCGGGQPCFGFTPDGAGYKTPHGVEFNPEKARSLLAQAGFPGGKGFPRLELMTTSREVQKTMAEAIQGMWKKHLGIHVDIRSCEWTAYKFAQNSMQYDFSSSSWSGDYLDPSSFLDLWGSASGNNNTGWFHPEYERLLAESRATGDQEKRMALLARAEALMLSESPVIPLYWAKRSYLKRPEVRGWHPLLLDNHLFEDISLDDAREHGKEAAP, from the coding sequence ATGCTTTTGCTCGCCGGATGCGATACGCGCACGAGCGTGGAACGGGCGCAGGAGGCAGGGGTGCTCATCGTGGGCAATAATGCGGAGCCCCAGAGCTTTGACCCCCACATCGCCACTTCCGTTTCCGATTTCAAGATGATCAATGCCGTCATGGAGGGGCTGCTGCGCGGGGATTCCAGGGATGACGCCGTTTTTCATCCCGCTGTGGCGGAGTCGTGGACGCATAGTCCGGAGGCGGACAAGTGGCGTTTTTCCCTCCGGAAGGACGCCGTGTGGAGCGACGGCGTTCCTGTGACGGCCCATGATTTCGTGTATGCCTATCACCGCCTGCTTCATCCGGGGTTTGGAGGGAGGTACGCGGACATGCTTTATCCGCTGAAGAATGCGGAAGCCTATAACCGGAACAGGCGCAGCCTGCTGCTGTGCGGTCCCGGTTCCCGGCTGGCTGGGGAAGAGGGGCTGGAAGAGAGGGTTCTGGCCCGGGTGGATTGGGAGAGGCTGGATGGTATGGGAGCCGCTGAGCTGGAGGCTCTGCGGGATGATCCTACCCTGATGGAGTGGCCGGACGGGATGCCGGAGGAAGGAGCGCGGAAGATTGCGGCCCGGATGTTGGAGGATGTCCGGGCCGGAAAGCCGGATTTATGGGAGGAAGCCCGCGTGGGCGTGCGCGCCGCGGATGATTATACCCTGGAGATGGAGCTGCGTTCTCCGATGCCCCAGCTTCCCCTGCTGTTGCTTCACTGCACCTGGTTTCCGGTTCCCCGCCATGCCGTGGAAGCCCACGGCGGCATGCTGGACAGGACGGGGAAATGGACGCGGCCCGGAGCGGCCGTAGGGAACGGACCTTTTCTTATGGCGGAGCACCGTTTCAATGATTATGTGGAGGTGCGCCGCAATCCCCGGTACCGGAACGCTTCCGCCGTCCGGCTGAATGGAGTCCGTTTTCTTCCCACCGTGAACGGCTTTACGGAAACCCGCATGTTTTTCAACGGCAAGCTTCATGTCACCAACAACGTGCCTCCGGAGATGACGGCTTACGCCCGGGAGCGCGGCGGCGATGATTTTTGCCAGGATGATTATTACGTGACTATTTTTTACCGTCTGAATACGTCGCGTGCGCCGCTGAATGACGCCCGGGTCAGGCGGGCCCTTTCCCTGGCGGTAGACCGGGAGGCTCTGGTGCGGGACGTGGTGTGCGGCGGCGGCCAGCCGTGCTTCGGCTTTACGCCGGACGGCGCCGGATACAAGACGCCGCATGGGGTGGAGTTCAATCCGGAGAAAGCGCGTTCCCTGCTGGCCCAGGCCGGTTTTCCCGGCGGGAAGGGTTTTCCCCGGCTGGAGCTGATGACTACATCCCGCGAAGTTCAGAAGACGATGGCGGAAGCCATCCAGGGCATGTGGAAAAAGCATCTGGGGATTCATGTGGATATCCGTTCCTGTGAGTGGACGGCCTACAAGTTCGCGCAGAATTCCATGCAGTATGATTTTAGTTCCTCCTCATGGTCCGGTGATTATCTGGACCCTTCCAGTTTTCTGGATTTGTGGGGTTCCGCCTCCGGGAACAATAATACGGGCTGGTTTCATCCGGAGTATGAACGCCTGCTGGCGGAGAGCCGCGCCACGGGAGACCAGGAGAAGCGCATGGCCCTGCTGGCCCGTGCGGAAGCGCTGATGCTTTCCGAATCCCCGGTGATTCCCCTGTATTGGGCCAAACGGTCCTATTTGAAGAGGCCGGAGGTGCGGGGATGGCACCCCCTGCTGCTGGATAACCATTTGTTTGAGGATATCAGCCTGGACGACGCCCGGGAACATGGGAAGGAGGCCGCGCCTTGA
- a CDS encoding DMT family protein — protein sequence MMKIALTISMLVVSNVFMTWAWYGHLKKGSGADGKPLLVIILMSWGLAFFEYCFMIPANRLGSAGGLNVAQLKIIQEVITLCVFIPFALFYIGEKWKWDYLWAFLCVLGAVFFVNRERLFG from the coding sequence ATCATGAAGATTGCGTTAACGATTTCCATGCTGGTGGTCTCCAACGTTTTTATGACGTGGGCGTGGTACGGCCATCTGAAGAAGGGGTCCGGGGCGGATGGCAAGCCCCTGCTGGTAATTATCCTGATGAGCTGGGGATTGGCGTTTTTTGAATATTGCTTCATGATTCCCGCCAACCGCCTGGGCAGTGCGGGCGGGCTTAACGTGGCCCAGCTCAAGATTATTCAGGAGGTGATTACCCTGTGCGTGTTTATTCCTTTCGCCCTGTTCTACATCGGAGAAAAATGGAAGTGGGATTACCTGTGGGCGTTTTTATGTGTATTGGGAGCCGTTTTCTTCGTCAACAGGGAGCGTTTGTTCGGGTGA
- the tyrS gene encoding tyrosine--tRNA ligase: protein MGGTAVVISREELKERLKLGRPLRVKLGVDPTAPDIHLGHTVAIEKLRQFQELGHQAVLLIGDFTATIGDPSGRSVTRPPLSREQVLENAETYTKQAFKILDRDKTEIVYNGDWFRKMTYEEVLKLNSRVTMQQMLAREDFKARVEGGKEVRLHEMQYPIMQGWDSVEIRADVELGGTDQLFNILVGRDLQKEEGMLPQIAMTMPLLEGLDGVRKMSKSYGNYVGVDESPEMMFGKMMSASDELMDRYYLVLLGEKRDMGLHPMEAKKLLAWKITARYHDSAAADAARSDWETRFSKRDLAAADLPEVEIASLPADMNALALVSFLFENVFQVKKSNGVLRKEHFTPGAIQLNDVKMTDPSAVLELAPGSILRLSKKHAVRFK, encoded by the coding sequence ATGGGCGGTACCGCCGTCGTGATCAGCCGCGAAGAGCTGAAGGAGCGTCTCAAGCTGGGCCGCCCCCTGCGCGTGAAGCTGGGCGTGGACCCTACTGCGCCGGACATCCACCTGGGCCATACCGTGGCTATTGAGAAATTGCGCCAGTTCCAGGAACTTGGCCACCAGGCTGTTTTGCTCATCGGGGATTTCACCGCCACGATCGGCGACCCTTCCGGCCGTTCCGTGACCCGCCCCCCCCTTTCCCGTGAACAGGTGCTGGAGAATGCGGAGACATATACCAAGCAGGCGTTCAAGATTCTGGACCGTGACAAGACGGAGATCGTGTATAATGGGGACTGGTTCCGCAAGATGACGTATGAGGAGGTGCTGAAGCTTAATTCCCGCGTGACCATGCAGCAGATGCTGGCCCGGGAGGATTTCAAGGCCCGTGTGGAGGGAGGTAAGGAGGTGCGCCTGCATGAGATGCAGTATCCGATTATGCAGGGCTGGGATTCCGTGGAAATCCGTGCGGACGTGGAACTGGGCGGGACGGACCAGCTTTTCAACATCCTGGTGGGCCGCGACCTTCAGAAGGAGGAAGGCATGTTGCCGCAGATCGCCATGACGATGCCTCTTCTGGAAGGTCTGGACGGCGTTCGGAAGATGTCCAAGTCCTACGGGAATTACGTGGGCGTGGATGAGTCTCCGGAGATGATGTTCGGCAAGATGATGAGCGCCAGCGACGAACTGATGGACCGTTATTACCTGGTGCTGCTGGGTGAGAAGCGGGACATGGGATTGCATCCGATGGAAGCCAAAAAGCTCCTGGCCTGGAAAATCACGGCACGCTATCATGATTCCGCCGCTGCGGATGCCGCGCGTTCTGACTGGGAAACCCGTTTTTCCAAGAGGGATTTGGCTGCCGCGGATTTGCCGGAAGTGGAGATTGCCTCCCTGCCTGCCGACATGAATGCCCTGGCCCTGGTTTCCTTCCTGTTTGAGAATGTTTTCCAGGTGAAAAAATCCAATGGCGTTCTCCGCAAGGAGCATTTCACGCCCGGCGCTATCCAGTTGAATGATGTGAAAATGACAGACCCCTCCGCCGTTTTGGAACTGGCTCCGGGCAGCATCCTGCGCCTGAGCAAGAAGCATGCTGTGCGTTTCAAATAG
- a CDS encoding ABC transporter permease: MILKRLGQGLLVLLVLETVTFFLIRLLPGHPFMGEKKLPEHVLQQLQASYGLDQAPLVQYGRYWWNMLVHGDLGPSLVKEGVSVADMIGQSFPVSLQLGVIGMAISILAGIPAGIVAALYKNRWMDWWVMLVSMAGICIPAFVVAPLLGVALGMHVPGLSVAGWDSPGCVVLPALTLGLVNAAYLARLTRGGMLEVLGQDFIRTARAKGAGPFRTVWKHALRGGLIPALSYLGPAFAAMITGSFVVETCFQVPGMGQHFVNATTDRDYFLIQGLVLFYGILIVAANLGVDLVQMAVNPRLRKES; encoded by the coding sequence ATGATTCTGAAACGCCTGGGGCAGGGGCTTCTGGTCCTGCTGGTGCTGGAAACTGTGACGTTTTTCCTGATACGCCTGTTGCCGGGGCACCCCTTCATGGGGGAAAAGAAACTTCCGGAGCATGTCCTCCAGCAGCTCCAGGCCAGTTACGGGCTGGATCAGGCTCCCCTGGTCCAGTACGGGCGTTACTGGTGGAACATGCTGGTTCATGGCGACCTGGGGCCGTCTTTGGTGAAGGAAGGCGTCAGCGTGGCGGATATGATCGGCCAGTCATTCCCTGTTTCCCTCCAGCTTGGAGTCATAGGCATGGCTATTTCCATTCTGGCGGGGATTCCCGCCGGAATTGTGGCGGCACTGTACAAGAACCGGTGGATGGACTGGTGGGTGATGCTCGTTTCCATGGCCGGCATTTGCATTCCCGCTTTCGTCGTGGCTCCGCTGCTTGGCGTGGCGCTGGGCATGCATGTGCCCGGCTTGAGCGTGGCCGGATGGGATTCTCCCGGTTGTGTGGTGCTTCCGGCGCTGACGCTGGGGCTGGTGAATGCCGCATATCTGGCGCGCCTGACGCGCGGCGGCATGCTTGAAGTGCTGGGGCAGGATTTCATCCGGACGGCTCGAGCCAAGGGGGCGGGGCCTTTCCGTACGGTTTGGAAGCACGCTTTGCGAGGCGGCCTGATTCCGGCCCTTTCCTATCTGGGGCCTGCTTTTGCCGCTATGATTACCGGTTCTTTTGTGGTGGAGACCTGTTTCCAGGTTCCCGGCATGGGGCAGCATTTCGTGAACGCAACCACGGACCGGGATTATTTCCTCATCCAGGGGCTTGTCCTGTTTTACGGCATTCTGATCGTCGCGGCCAACCTGGGTGTGGATCTGGTGCAAATGGCCGTCAACCCGAGATTGAGAAAGGAATCATGA